The Glandiceps talaboti chromosome 1, keGlaTala1.1, whole genome shotgun sequence genome has a segment encoding these proteins:
- the LOC144436711 gene encoding uncharacterized protein LOC144436711 isoform X2, which translates to MMMLHVSSYAVLCLLCICVSGVKGYCQPSSSDPFAHEECHSHGRCRPDGSCDCYYAYSGIRCEICDKPDYCPDTTTAPPIVTCNEPKACSSHGDCYDRIFGISCYCDSGYYGDRCEFSEQEDYDVAKKKSDNVKYIALIVIYSIVGIVVFVTVIIVTRMVRSTWDFKCNRLIEPDHTWTMTRQTWRDTHEGGFSPPTIENSFRQFPAEDGQSGRSSSNNPEGQVETNDNRGFLTVHQVQTSQLDESHRHSLPPPAMFDSNDEPPSYTEVTEVQGPSVPQNVQGQPRHVSPISIGESGTVGDQIEATPRADSPPPTYETAIHLI; encoded by the exons ATGATGATGTTGCATGTATCTTCTTATGCTGTTCTTTGTCTACTATGCATCTGTGTCAGTGGGGTCAAAG GGTATTGCCAACCATCATCATCAGATCCGTTTGCACATGAAGAATGCCACAGTCATGGTAGATGTCGACCTGATGGAAGCTGTGACTGTTACTATGCCTACTCAGGAATTCGGTGTGAAATATGTGACAAACCGGATTACTGTCCTGACACCACTACAGCACCACCAATAG TTACATGCAATGAGCCAAAAGCTtgcagtagtcatggtgatTGCTATGATCGCATATTTGGAATTTCTTGTTATTGTGATTCGGGTTACTACGGAGACCGATGTGAATTTTCTGAACAGGAGGATTATGACGTTGCCAAAAAGAAATCAGACAATGTCAAGTATATTGCGCTGATTGTAATTTACAGTATTGTTGGCATTGTGGTCTTTGTAACTGTCATCATTGTGACAAGAATGGTGCGTTCCACATGGGACTTCAAGTGTAATCGCCTGATTGAACCTGACCATACCTGGACAATGACTCGGCAGACTTGGAGAGATACACATGAAGGAG GTTTTAGTCCTCCAACAATAGAAAACTCATTTAGACAATTCCCAGCAGAGGATGGACAAAGTGGTAGGTCATCTAGTAACAATCCTGAAGGTCAGGTTGAAACCAATGACAACAGAGGATTTCTTACTGTGCATCAAGTACAAACATCACAGCTAGATGAATCACACAGACATAGCCTGCCACCACCTGCAATGTTTGATTCAAATGATGAGCCACCATCCTACACAGAGGTAACTGAAGTGCAAGGCCCTTCAGTGCCCCAGAATGTCCAGGGACAACCAAGGCATGTTTCTCCGATTTCCATTGGTGAGTCAGGAACTGTAGGAGACCAGATCGAGGCGACTCCCAGGGCAGATTCTCCACCACCCACATATGAAACTGCCATACATTTAATTTGA
- the LOC144436711 gene encoding uncharacterized protein LOC144436711 isoform X1, producing MMMLHVSSYAVLCLLCICVSGVKGEEGYCQPSSSDPFAHEECHSHGRCRPDGSCDCYYAYSGIRCEICDKPDYCPDTTTAPPIVTCNEPKACSSHGDCYDRIFGISCYCDSGYYGDRCEFSEQEDYDVAKKKSDNVKYIALIVIYSIVGIVVFVTVIIVTRMVRSTWDFKCNRLIEPDHTWTMTRQTWRDTHEGGFSPPTIENSFRQFPAEDGQSGRSSSNNPEGQVETNDNRGFLTVHQVQTSQLDESHRHSLPPPAMFDSNDEPPSYTEVTEVQGPSVPQNVQGQPRHVSPISIGESGTVGDQIEATPRADSPPPTYETAIHLI from the exons ATGATGATGTTGCATGTATCTTCTTATGCTGTTCTTTGTCTACTATGCATCTGTGTCAGTGGGGTCAAAGGTGAGGAAG GGTATTGCCAACCATCATCATCAGATCCGTTTGCACATGAAGAATGCCACAGTCATGGTAGATGTCGACCTGATGGAAGCTGTGACTGTTACTATGCCTACTCAGGAATTCGGTGTGAAATATGTGACAAACCGGATTACTGTCCTGACACCACTACAGCACCACCAATAG TTACATGCAATGAGCCAAAAGCTtgcagtagtcatggtgatTGCTATGATCGCATATTTGGAATTTCTTGTTATTGTGATTCGGGTTACTACGGAGACCGATGTGAATTTTCTGAACAGGAGGATTATGACGTTGCCAAAAAGAAATCAGACAATGTCAAGTATATTGCGCTGATTGTAATTTACAGTATTGTTGGCATTGTGGTCTTTGTAACTGTCATCATTGTGACAAGAATGGTGCGTTCCACATGGGACTTCAAGTGTAATCGCCTGATTGAACCTGACCATACCTGGACAATGACTCGGCAGACTTGGAGAGATACACATGAAGGAG GTTTTAGTCCTCCAACAATAGAAAACTCATTTAGACAATTCCCAGCAGAGGATGGACAAAGTGGTAGGTCATCTAGTAACAATCCTGAAGGTCAGGTTGAAACCAATGACAACAGAGGATTTCTTACTGTGCATCAAGTACAAACATCACAGCTAGATGAATCACACAGACATAGCCTGCCACCACCTGCAATGTTTGATTCAAATGATGAGCCACCATCCTACACAGAGGTAACTGAAGTGCAAGGCCCTTCAGTGCCCCAGAATGTCCAGGGACAACCAAGGCATGTTTCTCCGATTTCCATTGGTGAGTCAGGAACTGTAGGAGACCAGATCGAGGCGACTCCCAGGGCAGATTCTCCACCACCCACATATGAAACTGCCATACATTTAATTTGA